Proteins encoded in a region of the Agrobacterium tumefaciens genome:
- a CDS encoding type IV secretion system protein translates to MEDFLGGLLDRIEQTGQNFTQQAYGVVGGQVAPLLTVMLIAYVAYYGLQLIMGTARVSVGEIVSRVVRMTIIVAFVSSWGNFNTYFYSWLSNTPEDVGRAILNVSNTGITEPTNGLSMIWETANKAAGAFAEQAGYFSVLPAMVGFLIMALTAIFIAIALAILLLAKVMMWVLLGTAPIFIACLLFAPTRSYGMAWFQSVLMYALMPLFVYVIAAFLISAMDPELTKVTAAADQRRLQLDDVAAFLLLCAAGAFVLFNIQTLAQGITGGVSAGIGQIARAVGGVTGLSAPAAMLTGARSAAGTAGKIGMDARERTHAGMRENIRNSNASAMQNRISSNSVPK, encoded by the coding sequence ATGGAAGATTTCCTCGGGGGTCTGCTCGATCGTATCGAACAGACCGGACAAAATTTCACTCAGCAGGCTTATGGGGTAGTTGGCGGGCAGGTTGCGCCGCTGCTCACCGTGATGCTGATTGCGTATGTCGCGTACTATGGCTTGCAGTTGATCATGGGCACGGCGCGGGTGAGCGTAGGGGAAATCGTGAGCCGAGTGGTCCGCATGACCATCATCGTCGCGTTCGTCAGCTCCTGGGGCAACTTCAACACGTATTTCTATAGTTGGCTGAGCAATACCCCCGAAGATGTGGGGCGAGCGATTTTGAATGTCAGCAACACCGGGATCACTGAACCGACCAACGGTCTTTCGATGATCTGGGAGACAGCCAACAAGGCTGCGGGTGCCTTCGCAGAACAGGCGGGCTACTTCTCTGTTTTGCCTGCTATGGTGGGTTTTCTGATCATGGCGTTGACGGCCATCTTCATCGCCATTGCTTTGGCGATCCTGCTCCTGGCGAAAGTGATGATGTGGGTGCTGTTGGGAACGGCCCCCATCTTTATTGCCTGCCTTCTCTTTGCGCCCACCCGTAGCTACGGGATGGCTTGGTTTCAGAGCGTGCTCATGTACGCCCTTATGCCTCTGTTCGTTTACGTCATTGCCGCGTTTCTTATCTCTGCGATGGATCCCGAACTGACCAAGGTAACGGCCGCAGCGGACCAGCGTAGACTCCAGTTGGACGATGTCGCTGCATTCCTACTCCTATGCGCAGCCGGAGCATTTGTTCTCTTCAACATCCAGACACTTGCGCAGGGCATCACTGGCGGTGTGTCAGCAGGTATCGGGCAGATAGCACGCGCCGTTGGCGGCGTGACAGGCTTGAGCGCACCAGCAGCGATGCTAACCGGCGCGCGCAGCGCAGCCGGGACAGCAGGGAAAATCGGCATGGACGCTCGCGAGAGGACACATGCCGGAATGCGGGAAAATATACGGAATTCAAATGCGAGTGCGATGCAAAATCGCATCAGTAGCAACAGCGTGCCGAAGTAA
- a CDS encoding virB8 family protein — translation MADKNEALRSYFQDGDRWEQEIVKKAKRSKSFAWFITLIMSVIALMSIGSLMMLVPLKSFEPYIVEVDKNTGYVEVKTGLTNAGSLTDQQAVTQANVVRYIRHREGYDPYNIQQNFGIAALLSTGDAARELQDLWSAANPNNPGRKLGRNKKITVDVKSVTFPNASTALVRFSTTESSDTDSMTRHFISVIRYRYTDTPQRNEWRFENPLGFQVYNYRRDQETVTPGAAG, via the coding sequence ATGGCAGATAAGAATGAGGCTCTGCGGAGCTATTTTCAGGACGGGGACCGGTGGGAACAGGAAATCGTCAAAAAGGCGAAGCGTTCCAAATCATTCGCATGGTTCATCACCTTGATCATGAGCGTCATCGCCCTGATGTCGATCGGCTCGTTGATGATGCTGGTGCCGTTGAAGAGCTTTGAGCCCTACATCGTCGAGGTCGACAAGAACACAGGGTATGTTGAGGTCAAGACTGGCCTTACAAACGCCGGCAGTCTTACGGATCAACAGGCAGTCACCCAGGCAAACGTTGTACGATATATCCGCCATCGCGAAGGATATGATCCTTACAACATCCAGCAGAACTTCGGGATTGCCGCCCTCCTCTCGACCGGTGATGCGGCCCGGGAGCTTCAGGATTTGTGGAGTGCTGCGAACCCGAACAACCCCGGACGCAAGCTCGGCCGCAACAAAAAGATCACCGTCGACGTGAAGTCGGTCACGTTCCCGAATGCAAGCACGGCACTGGTACGTTTTTCCACGACTGAAAGCAGTGACACGGACTCGATGACGCGACACTTCATCTCCGTAATCCGTTATCGTTATACCGACACCCCTCAGCGCAACGAATGGCGCTTCGAAAATCCGCTTGGCTTCCAGGTCTACAATTACCGTCGCGATCAGGAAACGGTCACGCCAGGAGCTGCAGGATGA
- a CDS encoding TrbG/VirB9 family P-type conjugative transfer protein — translation MIGRLLMTAAFVAAMMTHASAAQQPKPGSLDARVTSVVYQPNNVVKVSATYGISTMIIFDEDEKFETISLGDNDSWQVAPSEKGNILFVKPIAKDVSTNMNVVTSKRIYFLELNDYAPTDGKKVFGIRFVYPEKDLNASLRKEAEFRAANPNISNIDKENVNIDYSFSGDPALKPTMVFDDGKKTFFKFRAGRVPAIFTVQSDFSETLRNFRKEGEYIVVDGTATQYTLRDGDQWTCIFNLRKPDFAAPDPDIMAPKPDPDASKRRRSGN, via the coding sequence ATGATAGGCCGACTGCTGATGACAGCGGCCTTCGTGGCCGCAATGATGACTCACGCCTCGGCGGCTCAACAGCCTAAGCCGGGTAGCCTCGACGCTCGTGTGACGAGCGTCGTCTACCAGCCGAACAACGTGGTGAAAGTGTCTGCTACCTACGGGATCTCGACCATGATCATCTTCGATGAAGATGAGAAATTCGAAACGATCTCTCTCGGGGACAACGACAGCTGGCAAGTCGCACCCTCCGAGAAAGGCAACATTCTTTTCGTGAAGCCTATCGCAAAAGACGTGTCCACCAACATGAACGTGGTCACGAGTAAGCGTATCTACTTCCTCGAACTGAACGATTATGCTCCGACGGATGGTAAAAAGGTCTTCGGTATCCGGTTTGTTTACCCGGAAAAGGATCTCAACGCTTCTCTGCGAAAAGAGGCGGAGTTTCGGGCCGCAAATCCGAACATCAGCAATATCGACAAAGAGAATGTGAATATCGATTACTCATTCTCCGGTGATCCGGCCTTGAAGCCCACAATGGTCTTCGATGACGGTAAAAAAACATTCTTCAAATTTCGGGCCGGTCGCGTGCCTGCAATCTTTACGGTACAGTCAGATTTCTCCGAAACTCTGCGCAACTTCCGCAAGGAAGGCGAATACATCGTTGTTGATGGCACTGCCACGCAATACACCCTGCGTGATGGTGATCAGTGGACGTGCATCTTCAACCTTCGCAAGCCCGACTTCGCCGCTCCGGATCCCGATATCATGGCGCCGAAACCTGATCCCGATGCGAGCAAGCGTAGAAGGAGCGGCAACTAA
- the virB10 gene encoding type IV secretion system protein VirB10: protein MKRSPELEAMAAADNSDVSNQNAKRNQTAGMAALLIFGVIAAYMVLATSGETPRDNPQSDEEFQTTTFRPPNFVRDGEQEPVQEEQPIVQLPPPPPPPPPPQTDTTTFNVPPPPEVVQPPEAAPVEEVFPERFKSRLITLDQNRGGNPNDSLTGNGGTPLTVAGEDRNSQYLSSASAIGDRSAKARQIKRIDAMIPEGTLIPGILETAIVSDLPGQIRAITSQDVYSFDGRRVLIPTGTRLIGEYQSEVTRGQKRIFVVWTRLIRDDGVSVRLNSMGADSLGRSGLTGHVDNKFRERFGASILLSIVGGGASYLTGYGSDSTAGSNNDDAQRASELARETIAQTFSDMANTVLSENLRIPPTISVAQGERIFIFVRQDLDFSEMYDDPVTEAMKEIKRERAGK, encoded by the coding sequence ATGAAGCGTAGCCCCGAACTCGAAGCGATGGCCGCAGCTGACAATAGCGATGTCAGCAACCAGAACGCCAAACGCAACCAGACAGCCGGTATGGCTGCACTTCTCATATTCGGCGTGATTGCGGCCTACATGGTTCTTGCCACCTCTGGTGAAACCCCTCGGGATAATCCTCAGTCCGACGAGGAGTTTCAGACGACGACCTTCCGACCACCGAACTTTGTTCGCGATGGCGAGCAGGAGCCCGTGCAGGAAGAGCAGCCGATTGTTCAGCTGCCGCCACCACCTCCACCGCCGCCGCCTCCACAGACGGATACGACAACGTTCAATGTGCCGCCGCCACCAGAGGTCGTTCAGCCTCCGGAAGCAGCTCCCGTCGAAGAGGTGTTTCCTGAGCGGTTCAAATCGAGGCTCATCACCTTGGACCAGAATCGCGGCGGAAACCCGAATGATTCCTTGACGGGCAACGGCGGCACACCGCTGACTGTGGCTGGCGAAGACCGGAATAGCCAATATCTTTCGTCTGCCAGTGCGATCGGTGATCGCAGTGCGAAGGCACGTCAGATCAAGCGTATCGATGCCATGATCCCCGAGGGCACTTTGATACCCGGCATTTTGGAAACGGCAATTGTTTCCGACCTTCCGGGCCAGATTCGTGCGATCACCTCCCAAGATGTCTATTCCTTTGACGGGCGTCGGGTCCTGATCCCGACAGGCACGCGGTTGATCGGCGAGTATCAGTCTGAGGTGACACGCGGGCAAAAGCGCATCTTCGTCGTATGGACGCGCCTTATCCGTGATGATGGTGTTTCTGTCCGGCTCAACTCTATGGGCGCTGATAGCCTCGGTCGCTCTGGTCTTACTGGTCATGTCGACAACAAGTTCCGTGAGCGGTTCGGTGCCTCGATTTTGCTTTCGATCGTCGGCGGTGGCGCAAGCTATCTGACGGGTTATGGCAGCGACTCCACTGCTGGATCTAATAACGATGATGCGCAACGCGCTTCCGAGCTGGCCCGCGAGACGATCGCTCAAACCTTCAGCGACATGGCGAACACCGTCCTGTCGGAAAATCTTCGGATTCCGCCGACGATAAGCGTCGCCCAGGGCGAGCGGATCTTCATTTTCGTTCGTCAGGACCTCGATTTTAGCGAGATGTATGACGATCCTGTCACGGAAGCGATGAAGGAGATTAAACGTGAACGCGCCGGCAAGTAA
- the virB11 gene encoding P-type DNA transfer ATPase VirB11: MNAPASNATAHDPHYFLTRSLEPIRRFLDDPKVVEIAINKPGHVYVERFGSDHMEHHIIEELTAGEIENIGERVAAATKQFLNAANPILSGALPTGERIQVVLPPAAADGGSITIRKQVIQNFSLEDYRDNGSLDKVAVAVGGLSDVDRELIGYLRNGEIYEFIHTAITKRVSILISGGTSSGKTTFLNACLNSVDLNERIITLEDTRELFPPQKNVVHLLASKGGQGTANVTLQNLLESSLRMRPDRLFVGEIRGAEAFPFLQAINTGHPGSMSTLHSDSPNGAYERLVMMMVQGGMSSGLSREDLLSYIKMVIPIVIQVSRNGGKRGISEILFTRDET, translated from the coding sequence GTGAACGCGCCGGCAAGTAACGCGACAGCTCATGATCCACACTACTTCCTGACACGCTCCCTAGAGCCGATCAGGAGGTTTTTGGACGATCCCAAGGTGGTGGAAATTGCCATAAACAAACCGGGCCATGTGTACGTGGAACGGTTTGGCTCCGATCACATGGAGCATCATATTATCGAAGAGCTGACGGCCGGTGAAATTGAGAACATAGGCGAGCGCGTTGCTGCGGCGACGAAGCAGTTTCTAAATGCTGCCAACCCTATATTGAGCGGTGCGCTTCCCACAGGGGAGCGCATTCAGGTCGTATTGCCGCCTGCGGCCGCTGATGGCGGCTCCATCACCATTCGAAAACAGGTAATCCAGAATTTTTCTCTCGAGGATTACCGGGACAATGGGTCGCTCGACAAAGTTGCTGTCGCGGTGGGAGGGTTGAGCGACGTCGATCGCGAATTGATAGGATATCTTCGGAACGGCGAGATTTACGAGTTCATCCATACCGCGATCACGAAACGCGTCTCTATCCTGATTAGTGGCGGTACATCTTCAGGAAAGACGACGTTCCTGAATGCGTGCCTAAATTCGGTCGATTTGAATGAACGGATTATCACGCTGGAGGACACCCGGGAGCTCTTTCCGCCACAAAAGAACGTCGTCCATCTGCTCGCCTCTAAAGGTGGGCAAGGCACGGCCAATGTCACCTTGCAAAACCTCTTGGAGTCATCTTTGCGCATGCGGCCTGATCGCCTCTTTGTGGGTGAAATCCGCGGCGCTGAGGCTTTCCCGTTTCTGCAGGCGATCAATACGGGTCATCCAGGAAGTATGTCTACTCTCCATTCGGATTCTCCGAACGGTGCTTATGAACGACTAGTCATGATGATGGTGCAGGGTGGAATGTCCAGCGGGCTGAGCCGGGAAGATCTCCTATCCTACATTAAGATGGTTATTCCTATTGTCATCCAAGTGAGCCGAAATGGTGGGAAGCGTGGCATCTCCGAAATCTTATTCACGCGAGACGAAACATGA